A window of Bradyrhizobium sp. AZCC 1719 genomic DNA:
GCGCGCCGCGCTGCTGGCGATTGAGGCAGGCGCCGATGGCATCACAGCGCATCTGCGAGAGGACCGCCGCCACATCCGCGACAGCGACATGGCCCGGCTGAAGGCCGAAATATCAAAACCGCTGAATTTCGAGATGGCGGCAACGGAAGACATGCTGCGGATATCGCTAGCGACAAAACCCCACGCCGTATGCCTGGTGCCGGAGCGCCGCGAAGAACTCACCACCGAGGGCGGATTGGACGTCGTCGGCCAGCACAATGCGCTGGCCCCGTTCATCGCGCGGCTCAACGATGCCGGCATCCGGGTGTCGCTGTTCATCTCAGCCGACCCGCCGCAGATCGAGATGGCGGCAAAGTTGTGCGCGCCCGTGATCGAGATCCACACCGGCGGCTGGTGCGACGCCGTGGTCGACGGCCACGCTGACAAGGCCGAGGCGGAATGGCGGCGAATCGTCGAGGGCGCCACCTTGGCGCGGGCGGCGGGGCTGGAGGTCCATGCCGGCCACGGCCTCGACTACCAGACCGCAGAGACGATTTCAGCGCTGCCCGAGATTGCCGAGCTCAACATCGGCTATTTCATGATGGGGGAGGCCCTGTTCGTCGGCCTTGGCGAAACCGTGCGGCAGATGCGCTCCGCAATGGACCGCGGCCGCCAGAAAGTCGTGGCCCGGCCATGATCATCGGCATCGGTTCCGACCTGGTCGACATCACACGGGTTGCCAAGGTGATCG
This region includes:
- a CDS encoding pyridoxine 5'-phosphate synthase, which gives rise to MPLPSLRLGVNVDHVATLRNARRGERPDPVRAALLAIEAGADGITAHLREDRRHIRDSDMARLKAEISKPLNFEMAATEDMLRISLATKPHAVCLVPERREELTTEGGLDVVGQHNALAPFIARLNDAGIRVSLFISADPPQIEMAAKLCAPVIEIHTGGWCDAVVDGHADKAEAEWRRIVEGATLARAAGLEVHAGHGLDYQTAETISALPEIAELNIGYFMMGEALFVGLGETVRQMRSAMDRGRQKVVARP